In Phreatobacter aquaticus, a single genomic region encodes these proteins:
- a CDS encoding DUF2794 domain-containing protein, which produces MSDIEPSSSGAVVPLNAGAPPQRTAFDRRDLEVILRLYGRMVAAGEWRDYAIEFLKDKAVFAVFRRASEMPLYRIEVCPKLKDKQGAYSVVNAAGLVLKRGHELPRVLAVLEKPLKVVQ; this is translated from the coding sequence ATGTCGGATATCGAGCCCAGTTCGTCGGGCGCCGTCGTTCCCCTGAACGCCGGTGCTCCCCCCCAGCGGACCGCCTTCGATCGCCGCGACCTCGAGGTCATTCTCCGGCTCTATGGCCGCATGGTGGCCGCCGGCGAATGGCGCGACTACGCGATCGAGTTCCTGAAGGACAAGGCCGTATTCGCCGTGTTCCGGCGCGCCTCCGAGATGCCGCTCTACCGCATCGAGGTCTGTCCCAAGCTGAAGGACAAGCAGGGCGCCTATTCGGTGGTCAATGCTGCCGGCCTGGTGCTGAAGCGCGGGCATGAACTGCCGCGCGTGCTGGCCGTGCTCGAGAAGCCACTCAAGGTCGTG
- a CDS encoding ABC transporter ATP-binding protein/permease yields the protein MVPSTFDPGPAVSGLDRKVVLDFFRLARGWWHGATARRAWFLTAALVCLLIISVAVNFLVNAWNRRFFDALEASDATTASWEVLHFGGLVVCAAAVGVCIVLARETLQVRWREWLIGRLLDRWIGQQRYYRMRLDHTEPANPEYRIADDTRMATEPIVDFAIGLVLSLVSALTFVGVLWFVGGALTVHVGETTLTLPGYMVLAAIVYGVSASLLMLWIGRLLPNEMARRNEAEAKLRFELTRLRENSESVALIRGEDDERRALSVTYAELVARALRVVRRNGQITWLMNGSSVFVPVLPLLLAAPKYLAGDFTLGQVTQLAGAFIQVQLAIAWLVDNYRAIAQCYASILRVTELTRAIDNVDSDLEARHAGGIILAPSSSGAVRFDELTIADRSGRVLIDRADARIEPGEKVMISGESGTGKSTLVRALAGLWPWGTGIIALPEGASIAFVPERAYLPAGSLRAALLYPAQSAAVDDPILTEALVKAGLGYLADRLGDVDHWDQLLSNGERQRLALARLLVQQPDLVILDSATTALDEAAEVEMLERLIAALHGATLISVGLRPSLETLHDRKLVLARGANGASLSSVALRRVSETQ from the coding sequence ATGGTTCCTTCCACCTTCGACCCGGGCCCGGCAGTTTCCGGTTTGGACAGGAAGGTTGTCCTCGATTTCTTCAGGCTCGCCCGCGGCTGGTGGCATGGCGCTACGGCAAGGCGCGCTTGGTTCCTGACTGCAGCGTTGGTGTGCTTGCTGATTATCAGCGTTGCCGTCAATTTCCTCGTCAATGCCTGGAACCGCCGGTTCTTCGATGCGCTTGAGGCCTCCGATGCAACGACCGCGTCGTGGGAGGTTCTTCACTTTGGTGGTCTTGTCGTCTGCGCCGCAGCGGTCGGCGTGTGCATCGTGCTTGCCCGAGAGACGCTGCAGGTCCGCTGGCGCGAATGGCTGATCGGCCGGTTGCTCGATCGCTGGATTGGCCAGCAGCGTTACTATCGGATGCGGCTTGATCATACGGAGCCGGCCAATCCCGAATATCGCATTGCCGACGACACGCGCATGGCGACCGAGCCGATCGTCGACTTCGCCATCGGGCTCGTCCTGTCGCTCGTCTCCGCGCTGACCTTTGTCGGCGTCCTGTGGTTCGTCGGCGGAGCGCTAACGGTTCATGTGGGCGAGACAACCCTCACCCTCCCCGGCTACATGGTACTGGCCGCAATCGTCTACGGGGTCAGTGCGTCGCTGCTCATGCTGTGGATCGGCCGGCTGCTGCCCAACGAGATGGCGCGGCGCAACGAGGCGGAGGCGAAGCTCCGCTTCGAGCTGACGCGCCTGCGCGAAAATAGCGAGAGCGTGGCGCTGATCCGCGGCGAGGACGACGAGCGGCGTGCACTCAGCGTCACCTATGCCGAGCTCGTGGCGCGCGCGCTGAGGGTCGTGCGCCGCAATGGCCAGATCACCTGGCTGATGAACGGCAGTTCGGTGTTCGTGCCGGTGCTGCCGCTGCTGCTCGCCGCGCCGAAATACCTTGCCGGCGATTTCACGCTTGGCCAGGTCACGCAGCTTGCGGGTGCCTTCATTCAGGTTCAGCTGGCGATTGCCTGGCTGGTCGACAATTACCGCGCCATAGCCCAGTGCTATGCCTCGATCCTGCGCGTGACCGAATTGACCCGGGCGATCGACAATGTCGATAGCGACCTGGAGGCCCGACACGCGGGCGGCATCATTCTGGCGCCTTCGAGTTCCGGTGCGGTTCGCTTCGACGAACTGACGATCGCCGATCGATCCGGACGGGTGCTGATCGATCGCGCGGATGCGCGGATCGAGCCCGGCGAGAAGGTCATGATCTCGGGCGAGAGCGGGACGGGCAAGTCGACGCTGGTGCGGGCGTTGGCCGGCTTGTGGCCCTGGGGAACAGGCATCATCGCCTTGCCCGAAGGCGCGTCGATCGCCTTCGTCCCGGAAAGGGCCTATCTGCCCGCCGGCTCCCTGAGGGCGGCGCTGTTGTACCCGGCCCAGTCCGCTGCCGTCGATGATCCGATCCTGACCGAGGCGCTGGTCAAGGCGGGCCTTGGCTATCTGGCTGACAGGCTCGGCGATGTCGATCACTGGGACCAATTGCTGTCGAACGGCGAACGCCAGCGCCTCGCCCTTGCCCGCCTTCTGGTCCAGCAGCCTGACCTCGTCATTCTCGACAGCGCGACAACGGCACTCGACGAGGCGGCCGAGGTGGAGATGCTGGAGAGACTGATCGCCGCGCTCCATGGTGCAACGCTGATCAGCGTCGGCCTGCGCCCGTCGCTCGAAACACTGCATGATCGCAAGCTCGTTCTGGCCAGGGGAGCCAACGGCGCGAGCCTCTCGTCCGTCGCCCTGCGCCGGGTATCGGAAACTCAATAG
- a CDS encoding AEC family transporter produces the protein MLDLTLLVLPVFGLIALGYLAALTGLLNDRANEGLTGYLFVIGAPALLFKLVTAATFPTAISWGYWIAYYAGMVVVWIAAMAGAAFLFGRSRGETVIAGLSAGQANTVMIGIPIILKAYGDDAAFPIAMLLAINLPITMTAATLMLEGSRSSSGSGIARKLAFGLASHPLLLGIAAGVLAQLVGYRPSGPIGTAVDMLAATTVPLSLVTLGLSLKAYGVKADVPVALMVSVLRLFVHPAIAYVIAGPIFALPPAWTGTVVLFAAMPAGINAYLFAARYGEGVGIASTSVAISTLLSVLGSVIWLRVLGVG, from the coding sequence CGAATGAGGGACTGACAGGCTACCTGTTCGTCATTGGCGCGCCAGCGCTGCTGTTCAAGCTGGTGACCGCGGCGACCTTCCCGACGGCGATCTCATGGGGCTATTGGATTGCCTATTATGCCGGGATGGTGGTGGTCTGGATCGCCGCGATGGCGGGCGCGGCCTTTCTGTTTGGGCGGAGCCGCGGCGAGACGGTGATTGCCGGGCTCTCGGCCGGACAGGCCAATACGGTGATGATCGGCATCCCGATCATCCTCAAGGCCTATGGAGACGACGCGGCCTTCCCGATCGCCATGCTGCTGGCGATCAATCTGCCCATTACCATGACAGCTGCGACCCTGATGCTGGAAGGCAGCCGCTCCTCAAGCGGCAGCGGCATAGCGCGGAAGCTGGCCTTTGGACTGGCCTCGCATCCGCTTCTGCTCGGCATCGCCGCAGGCGTTCTCGCTCAACTCGTCGGCTATCGCCCCAGCGGTCCCATCGGCACAGCGGTTGATATGCTGGCCGCGACCACGGTCCCGTTGTCGCTGGTGACGCTCGGGCTATCCTTGAAGGCCTATGGCGTAAAGGCCGACGTTCCGGTCGCCCTGATGGTCAGCGTTCTTCGGCTGTTCGTCCACCCGGCCATCGCCTATGTGATCGCCGGCCCCATCTTCGCGCTGCCGCCGGCCTGGACCGGCACCGTGGTGCTGTTTGCCGCCATGCCGGCCGGGATCAACGCCTATCTATTTGCTGCCCGCTATGGTGAAGGCGTGGGGATTGCGTCGACCAGCGTTGCCATTTCGACACTGCTCTCGGTGTTGGGCTCGGTGATCTGGCTGCGGGTCCTGGGGGTGGGCTGA